Proteins found in one Muntiacus reevesi chromosome 2, mMunRee1.1, whole genome shotgun sequence genomic segment:
- the C2H10orf105 gene encoding uncharacterized protein C10orf105 homolog: MPEGITPPASSVTGVMDTEGPSPLAFLTAPPTPGRLSEAVDPIPVLIALACIFLLLATCLLFMTLCKPRALDPSRRRARECMPHHPGSPSEPQLRLWKRLGSLRRSLPSFRRGRPAPRRPLPGREDNHDCDCTESTKM, encoded by the exons ATGCCGGAAGGCATtacccctcctgcctcctccgtGACAG GAGTCATGGACACAGAGGGCCCCAGCCCCCTCGCCTTCCTAACGGCTCCACCCACGCCGGGGAGGCTCTCAGAGGCCGTTGACCCCATCCCCGTGCTCATTGCCCTGGCCTGCATCTTCCTTCTGCTGGCCACCTGTCTGCTCTTCATGACCCTCTGCAAGCCCCGCGCACTGGACCCGAGCCGCCGCCGGGCCCGCGAGTGCATGCCCCACCACCCGGGGAGCCCCAGCGAGCCGCAGCTCCGCCTCTGGAAGCGCCTGGGCTCGCTGCGCCGCTCCCTGCCCAGCTTCCGCCGCGGCCGGCctgccccccggcgccccctgcCGGGCAGAGAGGACAACCACGATTGCGACTGCACGGAATCTACCAAGATGTGA